The genomic DNA ACAAGCGCTGGTTCGAACTGGATCGCAACCCGCTGGGCTTAGCCGACAATGTCGTTGACGAGGGCGTTGGCGTCCATGTCAAGGCGCGCGAGGACGGCAGCGCCGACAGCACCGTCCTGTTCAGCTTGGGTGAGCATCCAGAGCTGATCGTGGTCGCCAGCGCCATCTGCGCGGCGCACAACCTCATGATAGGGAAACCGGACTGATGACCGAGATTGAACAGGACGTCAGCGAAGCTATGGCCGCTGATCCCTATTACCCGCTGGGCGAAACCGACGCCATGAAGTGGGCCGTCGCCTGGCGCTTGATCCGCGACCGGAACTGCATCGATGCCAATGCGTCGCAGGCGGCTGGCGACATTGATGGCTGGATGGTCGGCTGGTTTGCCAATGCGATGGCGTCGGCTGCTCCGAAGATGGTGATGACGCGCGGGGATGAGCAGGGCGAGGAGGGCGCAGTTATCAAGGATGGCTTGATACCTGAAACCGATGGTCGCGCCGACCGCAACGACCTCATCGCCCGCGCCCTGCGGAAATTCACCGAGGAGACGATCGCCAAGGGAGCGGACGCCTGCCGAGCATATCTGGAGCGCATCGAAGCCGAGTGCGGGGAGGGCGCCAATGTTCGCCTGTAACTTCCCCGGCTCCCGGCCGATCGGCGCGCCGCGCGAATGGAATGCCGAACTGGACGGCGAAGTCGGCACGATCTTCGTGATGGATATCACCGACGTCCTGTCGGGCCACAATATCATGGCTTCGTTCTACCAGCCCTCGCCCGCCGACCTCGCGGCGCTGAACGCGGGCGGCGCGATCCGGCTGGGCATCATGGGCCAGAGACACCCGGTGTTTCAGCTTGGCGTGGTGACGCCAGCGGCCTGCGCGGAGGCGCAACTGCGCCCGGCGTGGGACATGGGGGAGCCGATATGACGGGGGGCGGCGGCCTGTTGGCTCTTGTCGGCGTTATCTGGATTGGCTGGCCCCTCTACAAGATCAGCGACCATCTGGGCGCGCTGCGCAAAATGGCGGAAAGGAACCAGCGGTGACCGATCGCAGCCTCCGATCATCAAAATGGGACATTCCGGCCCACGCGATTGTCCCTTGCGCCATGCCCTGGGCTGAGGGAGGGTCCAATGTCGGTTGAGCGCGATCGCAGCGAATCGGTGATCGACCTCGATCGCAAAATATCGCGCGCCCTCCAGTGCGGCCGAGGCATCAACCTGTCGTCGGCACAATTGGACGTCCTGGCGGACATCGGCCTGATCGGTCGCCTCGCTGAGGAGAAGGCGCGCATCCTTCAGGAGCAGGCGCAGTGGCGACAGAAAAAGGCGGGGTCTATCAGCGGGGCGAGTTCTGGCTCGACCTCGATCGCGGAGCAGGCGGAAAGCCCAACTCCAGCAGCTGGTATATCTTCTGGTATGACCCCGGAAGAGGTCGGCAAAGGCGCAAGAGCACGGGCACGGCAGACGTTCGGTTAGCCTGTGATGCACTGGACGAGCATTACCTTGCCGCCCACCGACCGACCTCGCGTGAGCAGGATTGCTACACCGTTCCCGAAGCGATGACAGATTACTGGCTGGAGCATGGCAGCAAGCAGGCCAGCGCCGAGGCGATCAAATCCCGGCTCAAACTCTTCAACCGATTCATCGATATCGAAGCCGATGCAGGCCGCCTATCCGATCCCTTCATCCCCGACCACCTGGACGAGCGGTTCCTTGAACGCTTTCGTCAGTGGGCGATGGCCGACCCCATTGTCACCCGTCGAAAGAATGAGAAAGGCGAATGGATCGACGGCAGTTCTCGCCCGCGAAAGGCATCGACGGTTGAGGAGAGCATTATCCAACTGAAGGCGGCCTTGGCTCATGCCTTCAACGCGCGCCGCACCCGCTATGTTCCGCCTCTCAAGCACAAGACGCGCGATCAGGTGACGCCCCAGCGGACCTATCGCCTGTCGATCGACGGGCTGGCCGAACTGCTGGATTATTCCATGACGGGCGCAGGAGCCTATGCCGGTCACGCTGATCGGCTGATTCCGCTGCGTCGCTTCCTCATCGGGGCCATCACCACCCTGGCGCGTCCAGATGCCATCCTCGACATGGGCGTGTCGCGCGAGCGTGGTCAGTGGATGCAGAACGAGCGCCGCTTCGCGCTGAACCCAGAGGGCCGTTTACAGACGAAGAAGGTCCGCCCGGTAGTGCCGGTGGTCGATCTGCTGCATTCATGGCTGACGGCGTCCGACGAGTGGCTGGTATGCGGGCAGCGACAGCGCTTTGACGAAAAGCAGCGCGTCCATCTGATCGAGCAGTATCGCGTCGCCAGCATCAAAAGCGGCTGGGGTGGCGCGCGCGAGAAGCTGGGCATCCCCGACGGCTGGGGGCCGAAGCTCCTGAGGCACAGCATGGCGACCATTCTGGCCAACAGAAGGGTGGATTTGATCGAGCTGGAGATTGCGCTGGGGCATCGTCCGTTGGGCAAGACGTCCAGCCGTTACGCCATCTTTGATCCTGACTATCTCAGCACGATCAGGGACGGGATTGAGGATGCGGTCGCGGACCTGACGAAGAAGGTCGGCCCGGCGCTTCACCCGAAACTCACCCGAACCTACGAAAACGTCACTGTTCTGCGAGCATAGAAAAACCCGGCTAAGCTGTTGGGCTTGCCGGGCTTTTCCATGGTGGGCGTGGCAAGGATTGAACTTGCGACCCCTGCGATGTCAACACAGTGCTCTAC from Sphingobium sp. CAP-1 includes the following:
- a CDS encoding tyrosine-type recombinase/integrase — its product is MATEKGGVYQRGEFWLDLDRGAGGKPNSSSWYIFWYDPGRGRQRRKSTGTADVRLACDALDEHYLAAHRPTSREQDCYTVPEAMTDYWLEHGSKQASAEAIKSRLKLFNRFIDIEADAGRLSDPFIPDHLDERFLERFRQWAMADPIVTRRKNEKGEWIDGSSRPRKASTVEESIIQLKAALAHAFNARRTRYVPPLKHKTRDQVTPQRTYRLSIDGLAELLDYSMTGAGAYAGHADRLIPLRRFLIGAITTLARPDAILDMGVSRERGQWMQNERRFALNPEGRLQTKKVRPVVPVVDLLHSWLTASDEWLVCGQRQRFDEKQRVHLIEQYRVASIKSGWGGAREKLGIPDGWGPKLLRHSMATILANRRVDLIELEIALGHRPLGKTSSRYAIFDPDYLSTIRDGIEDAVADLTKKVGPALHPKLTRTYENVTVLRA